Proteins encoded by one window of Acuticoccus sp. MNP-M23:
- a CDS encoding PhoX family phosphatase: MTQIFKTSLLEEADGPGHNSTANRTMGEIIAARFSRRGFLRGSLAATAITATVSPMALLAADRASAETAASSFNFEEVTAGVDADHHVAEGYNADVLLRWGDKVFADAPEFDPNAQSRAAQERQFGYNNDFVGYIPMDGSSDHGILVVNHEYTNEHLMFPGIVTVGADDKLTVAPADQARVDIEMAAHGGTIIEIEKKDGRWTPVLDGAKNRRITSATPMALSGPAAGHARLATNADPSGRAVIGTLNNCAGGVTPWGTYVMAEENFHGYFLGELPEGHPEAANYERYGVPQGSYEWGNFYDRFDVSKEPNEPNRFGWVVEVDVDDPTSTPKKRTALGRFKHEGAESILAPGGQVVFYLGDDERFDYVYKFVTAGRYNPDDRAANLDLLDDGTLYVARFDEDGAVTWMPLAHGEGPLNSENGFASQADVLIETRRAADLLGATPMDRPEDIEPNGDNGRVYVMLTNNTKRQDPNAANPRVDNAFGHIVEISEEGGDFAATKGTWEILLKCGDPSIAEVGATFSTATTENGWFGMPDNCAVDSDGRLWVSTDGNSPKKTGRTDGLWAVDTDGAARGTSKLFYRVPVGAEMCGPRPTPDLATFFVAVQHPGDGGEDWEGFGRNSYYEDLSTRWPDFNDALPVRPSVVAITKKNGGKIGA; the protein is encoded by the coding sequence ATGACGCAGATATTCAAGACCAGCCTCCTTGAGGAAGCCGACGGACCGGGGCACAACTCCACCGCAAACCGGACCATGGGCGAGATCATCGCCGCTCGGTTTTCCCGCCGCGGCTTCCTGCGCGGGTCCCTCGCGGCGACGGCAATCACCGCCACGGTCAGCCCGATGGCACTCCTTGCCGCCGACCGGGCAAGCGCGGAAACGGCAGCCTCCTCATTCAACTTCGAAGAAGTGACGGCCGGCGTCGACGCCGATCACCATGTTGCCGAGGGCTACAACGCCGACGTTCTGCTGCGCTGGGGCGACAAGGTGTTTGCCGACGCGCCCGAGTTCGACCCGAACGCCCAGTCGCGGGCCGCGCAGGAGCGCCAGTTCGGCTACAACAACGACTTCGTCGGCTATATCCCGATGGATGGCTCGTCCGACCACGGCATTCTGGTCGTGAACCACGAATACACCAATGAGCACCTGATGTTCCCCGGCATCGTCACCGTGGGCGCGGATGACAAGCTCACCGTCGCACCGGCCGATCAGGCACGCGTCGACATCGAGATGGCCGCGCACGGCGGCACAATCATCGAGATCGAGAAAAAGGACGGGCGCTGGACGCCGGTGCTGGACGGCGCCAAGAACCGACGTATCACCTCGGCCACCCCGATGGCGCTCAGCGGCCCCGCTGCCGGTCATGCCCGCCTTGCCACCAACGCCGATCCGTCCGGCCGCGCCGTCATCGGCACCCTCAACAACTGCGCCGGCGGCGTCACGCCCTGGGGCACCTACGTGATGGCCGAGGAGAATTTCCACGGCTACTTCCTCGGCGAACTGCCGGAAGGCCATCCCGAGGCCGCCAATTATGAGCGCTACGGCGTGCCGCAGGGCAGCTACGAATGGGGCAATTTTTACGACCGCTTCGACGTTTCGAAGGAACCCAACGAGCCCAACCGCTTCGGCTGGGTGGTGGAAGTCGATGTCGATGACCCGACGTCGACGCCGAAGAAGCGCACGGCCCTTGGCCGCTTCAAGCATGAAGGCGCCGAATCGATCCTCGCGCCCGGCGGACAGGTTGTCTTCTACCTCGGCGACGACGAGCGCTTCGACTATGTCTACAAGTTCGTGACCGCGGGCCGCTACAACCCGGACGACCGCGCAGCGAACCTCGACCTTCTCGACGACGGCACGCTCTACGTTGCCCGTTTTGACGAAGACGGTGCGGTGACCTGGATGCCCCTCGCCCACGGCGAAGGTCCGCTCAACAGCGAGAACGGCTTTGCGAGCCAGGCCGACGTTCTGATCGAGACGCGCCGCGCTGCCGACCTTCTCGGCGCCACGCCCATGGACCGCCCCGAGGACATCGAGCCGAACGGAGACAATGGCCGCGTCTACGTGATGCTGACCAACAACACCAAGCGGCAGGACCCGAACGCCGCCAACCCGCGCGTCGACAACGCGTTCGGCCATATCGTCGAGATTTCGGAAGAAGGCGGCGACTTCGCGGCAACGAAAGGCACCTGGGAAATTCTCCTCAAGTGCGGCGACCCGTCCATTGCCGAAGTGGGCGCCACATTCTCCACCGCGACCACCGAGAATGGCTGGTTCGGGATGCCCGACAACTGCGCGGTCGACAGCGACGGCCGGCTCTGGGTGTCGACCGACGGCAACTCGCCGAAGAAGACCGGACGCACCGACGGCCTCTGGGCGGTCGATACCGATGGCGCGGCGCGCGGCACGTCGAAGCTGTTCTACCGTGTGCCGGTCGGCGCCGAGATGTGCGGTCCGCGGCCGACACCGGACCTTGCCACCTTCTTCGTCGCCGTCCAGCACCCCGGCGATGGCGGCGAAGACTGGGAGGGCTTCGGCCGCAACTCCTACTACGAGGATCTTTCGACCCGCTGGCCGGACTTCAACGACGCGCTTCCGGTGCGTCCGTCCGTGGTGGCGATCACGAAGAAGAACGGCGGCAAGATCGGCGCCTGA
- a CDS encoding D-TA family PLP-dependent enzyme has protein sequence MTLDEIDTPAILIDTTIAEANLARAQDYADANGMTLRPHIKTHKLPMWAKRQLALGAVGITCQKVGEAEVMADAGIADIFIPYNILGAPKLKRLAALHRRIELSVAADSEITVEGYAAHFADPAHPLKILVEIDTGAGRCGVVTPDELVALARSIETAPGLIFEGVMTYPPRGKTAEVNAALGDAVAALTAAGLPPRRVSNGGSPDYYHAADVTNATEHRPGTYIYSDRMQVALGHGTLEDCALTVLATVVSHPVPGRIVLDTGSKALAADLAPVPGHGHLVEYPDAIVTSLSEEHAVVNVSACSAVPEIGQRVRVIPNHVCVVSNLFDAVHLVSGDHVEAVPVAARGRLG, from the coding sequence GTGACGCTGGACGAGATCGACACCCCGGCCATCCTGATCGACACGACGATTGCCGAGGCGAACCTTGCCCGCGCGCAGGACTACGCCGATGCAAACGGGATGACGCTGCGCCCCCACATCAAGACCCACAAGCTGCCGATGTGGGCCAAGCGCCAGCTTGCGCTGGGGGCCGTCGGCATCACCTGCCAGAAGGTCGGCGAGGCGGAGGTGATGGCGGACGCCGGCATCGCCGACATCTTCATCCCCTACAACATCCTCGGCGCGCCCAAGCTCAAACGCCTCGCCGCGCTGCACCGGCGGATCGAACTGTCGGTCGCCGCCGACAGCGAAATCACGGTCGAGGGATATGCGGCGCATTTCGCCGATCCGGCGCACCCGCTGAAAATTCTGGTGGAGATCGATACCGGGGCCGGGCGCTGCGGTGTTGTCACGCCGGATGAACTCGTGGCGCTGGCGCGATCCATCGAGACCGCCCCCGGCCTCATCTTCGAAGGGGTGATGACCTATCCGCCGCGGGGCAAGACTGCGGAGGTCAACGCCGCGCTGGGCGATGCGGTGGCGGCGCTGACCGCTGCCGGCCTGCCGCCGCGGCGCGTGTCCAACGGCGGCTCGCCTGATTATTACCACGCCGCTGACGTGACCAACGCGACCGAGCATCGCCCGGGCACCTACATCTACTCGGACCGGATGCAGGTGGCGCTTGGCCACGGCACGCTTGAAGATTGCGCACTCACAGTTCTTGCCACCGTGGTCAGCCATCCGGTGCCGGGCCGGATCGTGCTGGACACCGGCTCCAAGGCGCTGGCCGCCGATCTCGCGCCGGTCCCCGGCCACGGCCACCTGGTGGAATATCCCGACGCCATCGTCACCAGCCTCAGCGAAGAGCACGCGGTGGTGAACGTTTCGGCATGCAGCGCGGTGCCGGAGATCGGCCAGCGGGTGCGCGTGATCCCGAACCACGTCTGCGTGGTGTCGAACCTGTTCGACGCGGTGCACCTCGTCTCCGGCGACCATGTCGAAGCTGTCCCCGTCGCAGCGCGCGGCCGGCTCGGCTGA
- a CDS encoding aminotransferase class III-fold pyridoxal phosphate-dependent enzyme — MALDAQTNSTIVAEFRDRTRRSAAQAEAAREVFPSGITHDARHMLPYPLTVDQGRGSRKWDIDGNEYVDYFGGHGALLLGHGNPRVTAAIKEALDDGTQFAASTTREYRWGKAVIDMVPSVERVRFTASGTEATLLALRLARAFTGRTKLLRFASYFHGWHDHMTHGYTSHFDGTPTAGVLQSIADDVVLVAPNDTEAVRAALAGGDVAAIIVEPTGASFGRVPIADGVLAALREAATETGTVLIFDEVISGFRVARGGAQEASGVTPDLTTMAKIVAGGLPGGAVGGRADIMERLDFEAAADKSFEKIGHPGTFNANPVSAAAGIAALDIIANGDACDRANAYAAELREKLNRLFAAKGAPFAAYGTYSGFHIFLNVEKRTIDPLAFDPFALPWKELKAAPSALVDRLRMAMIINGVDLSGWPGGLASATHDADDMAVTMKAFEAAIARMKEEPDL; from the coding sequence ATGGCGCTCGACGCCCAGACCAATTCCACCATCGTTGCCGAGTTTCGCGATCGCACCCGCCGCTCCGCTGCGCAGGCCGAAGCCGCGCGCGAAGTGTTCCCGTCCGGCATAACCCACGATGCCCGGCACATGCTGCCCTATCCGCTGACTGTCGATCAGGGCCGCGGCAGCCGCAAATGGGACATCGATGGCAACGAGTATGTCGATTATTTCGGCGGTCATGGCGCGCTGCTTTTGGGGCACGGCAATCCGCGCGTGACGGCGGCCATCAAGGAGGCGCTCGACGACGGCACCCAATTTGCCGCCTCCACCACGCGCGAATACCGGTGGGGCAAGGCGGTGATCGACATGGTGCCGTCGGTGGAGCGGGTGCGCTTCACCGCCTCCGGCACGGAGGCGACGCTTCTGGCGCTGCGTCTTGCCCGCGCCTTCACCGGCCGGACCAAGCTTCTGCGCTTTGCGTCATATTTTCATGGCTGGCACGACCACATGACGCACGGCTACACCAGCCACTTCGACGGCACGCCCACTGCCGGCGTCCTCCAGTCCATTGCCGATGACGTGGTGCTCGTCGCGCCGAACGACACCGAGGCGGTTCGCGCGGCGCTGGCCGGCGGCGACGTGGCTGCAATTATCGTGGAGCCGACGGGGGCCTCCTTCGGCCGCGTGCCGATTGCGGACGGCGTGCTCGCCGCGCTGCGCGAGGCGGCGACCGAGACCGGCACCGTCCTCATCTTCGACGAAGTGATTTCCGGCTTCCGCGTTGCCCGCGGCGGAGCGCAGGAAGCCTCCGGCGTAACGCCTGACCTCACCACCATGGCAAAGATCGTCGCAGGAGGCCTGCCCGGCGGCGCGGTCGGTGGGCGCGCCGACATCATGGAGCGGCTCGACTTCGAGGCTGCGGCCGACAAGAGCTTCGAGAAGATCGGCCACCCCGGCACCTTCAACGCCAACCCGGTTTCAGCTGCCGCCGGCATTGCCGCACTCGACATCATCGCCAACGGCGACGCCTGCGATCGCGCCAACGCCTACGCTGCCGAGCTGCGCGAGAAGCTGAACCGTCTGTTTGCCGCCAAAGGGGCGCCGTTTGCCGCCTACGGCACCTATTCGGGCTTCCACATCTTCCTCAACGTGGAAAAGCGCACCATCGACCCGCTGGCATTCGACCCGTTCGCCCTCCCGTGGAAGGAGCTGAAGGCTGCGCCCTCCGCGCTGGTCGACCGGCTGCGCATGGCGATGATCATCAACGGCGTCGACCTGTCCGGCTGGCCCGGCGGCCTTGCCAGCGCCACCCATGATGCTGACGACATGGCGGTGACGATGAAGGCGTTCGAGGCCGCCATCGCGCGCATGAAGGAAGAGCCGGACCTGTGA
- a CDS encoding TRAP transporter large permease produces the protein MTSALIVFVVLLLIGTPIAMLMAFSGLAGSWELGGIRFIQVIAERMFSGVSGYLLMAVPYFIFTSELMNKAGLTERLIAFNNALLGRVRGALSHVNIVVSLFFSGLTGAAITDTVAIGKILIPAMKREGYTPAYAAAVTACSSIIGPIIPPSVVMVVYAAILQNVSVLDLFAAGILPGVLMTVCLLAASIVMAWLYKFPRHSDSSLRAAARAFLPTVPALLVPVIILGGILGGLTTITEASAFAAMYTLVLGFVFYRTLTLRKVWDCLVSTVRFSGVVFFLLATSTVLGWFVTRSGLARDAAGIITSITDNWVLQIGLVNLLLIALGTVLDVLPALVVVAPVLVPAMVQLGFDPLHFAIIMIITLNVANITPPVGMTLMTASQIAGVPYEKAIVAALPFYISHIAVIAIVSLCPAFVLFIPSLFN, from the coding sequence ATGACCTCCGCACTCATCGTCTTCGTCGTCCTCCTTCTCATCGGCACGCCCATTGCGATGCTGATGGCGTTCTCCGGCCTCGCCGGCAGTTGGGAGCTGGGCGGAATCCGCTTCATCCAGGTCATTGCCGAGCGGATGTTCTCGGGCGTCTCCGGCTATCTGCTCATGGCGGTGCCCTATTTCATCTTCACCTCGGAGCTGATGAACAAGGCGGGGCTGACGGAGCGGCTGATCGCGTTCAACAACGCGCTTCTGGGCCGCGTTCGCGGCGCTCTCAGCCACGTCAACATTGTCGTCAGCCTGTTCTTTTCCGGCCTGACAGGCGCCGCCATCACCGACACGGTCGCCATCGGCAAGATCCTCATCCCCGCGATGAAGAGAGAGGGCTACACCCCCGCTTATGCCGCCGCGGTGACCGCGTGTTCGTCGATCATCGGGCCAATCATTCCGCCTTCCGTCGTCATGGTTGTCTACGCCGCAATCCTGCAAAATGTTTCGGTGCTGGACCTGTTCGCGGCCGGCATCCTGCCCGGCGTCCTGATGACGGTGTGCCTTCTCGCAGCGTCCATCGTGATGGCGTGGCTCTACAAATTTCCGCGCCACAGCGATTCCAGCCTGCGCGCCGCCGCCCGGGCATTCCTGCCGACGGTGCCCGCGCTGCTGGTCCCGGTCATCATCCTCGGCGGCATTCTCGGCGGGCTGACCACCATCACCGAAGCCTCGGCATTCGCGGCCATGTACACGCTGGTTCTGGGCTTTGTGTTCTATCGCACGCTCACCCTGCGCAAGGTGTGGGACTGCCTCGTCTCAACCGTGCGCTTCTCCGGCGTGGTGTTCTTCCTGCTGGCAACATCAACCGTGCTGGGCTGGTTCGTCACCCGCTCGGGGCTGGCGCGGGACGCGGCCGGCATCATCACCTCGATCACCGACAACTGGGTCCTCCAGATCGGCCTCGTGAATCTCCTCCTGATCGCGCTCGGCACCGTTCTCGACGTGTTGCCCGCACTCGTCGTCGTTGCGCCGGTGCTGGTGCCGGCCATGGTGCAGCTCGGCTTTGATCCGCTGCACTTTGCCATCATCATGATCATCACGCTGAATGTCGCAAACATCACCCCGCCCGTCGGCATGACTCTGATGACCGCATCGCAGATCGCCGGCGTTCCCTACGAGAAGGCGATTGTCGCGGCGCTGCCGTTCTACATCAGCCACATTGCGGTGATTGCAATCGTGTCGCTGTGCCCCGCCTTCGTTCTGTTCATCCCGAGCCTGTTCAACTGA
- a CDS encoding TRAP transporter small permease subunit, giving the protein MTFSRSRLSAGLNQTVTALCVLFVLAMLGISFSGFFYMVLTGDALSWTYSLARLFIPWLGLMSITVAFWHGEHIAMTAIIGLLPRAGVTLLHWVNTALVALFSALLVWYGIKFFLSSTDIYMVSDEIQIPARWVTAAVPATGLVLFAHVLCGAKLLDEDSPMEEARELAAGEKDNRP; this is encoded by the coding sequence ATGACATTTTCGCGCAGCCGGCTGTCAGCCGGGCTCAACCAGACCGTCACCGCGCTTTGCGTCCTGTTCGTTCTGGCGATGCTGGGAATTTCGTTCTCCGGCTTCTTTTACATGGTCCTCACCGGGGACGCGCTGTCGTGGACCTACTCGTTGGCGCGCCTGTTCATTCCCTGGCTCGGCCTCATGTCCATCACGGTCGCCTTCTGGCACGGCGAGCACATCGCGATGACGGCCATCATCGGCCTCCTGCCGCGTGCGGGTGTCACTTTGCTGCACTGGGTCAACACCGCTCTCGTCGCCCTCTTTTCCGCGCTGCTGGTCTGGTACGGCATCAAGTTCTTTCTTAGCTCCACGGATATCTACATGGTGTCCGACGAGATCCAGATCCCGGCCAGGTGGGTGACGGCGGCGGTGCCGGCCACCGGCCTCGTGCTCTTCGCCCACGTCCTGTGCGGTGCAAAACTCCTCGATGAGGACAGTCCGATGGAAGAAGCCCGCGAGCTTGCCGCCGGCGAGAAGGACAACCGGCCATGA
- the dctP gene encoding TRAP transporter substrate-binding protein DctP: MYWSGYTTRLRGATAAAALAAGLAVPAAATAQEFTMAIAHLVPEDMNNEIQPALVHFKSLVESKTKGEVEVEIFGAGQLGSEVETGKQAQDGVLLQSTIISSGAMSSFFPEYQVITAPFLFPNYEVAHAFFDGAWFANFMKGSIEESGLRFLGTFDDGGGFVAFTNNGKLIKETADLAGMKIRVEENPAHVATMKALGASATPLPWGEVITALSTGLADGQFNAPGVSKNFSLWEVNDYTTLSGHVYNSQSWLVSDKWFQSLPEEYKEAVVTSAREAIALAHGISALAAIKGWQISCEEFKECYVLPDAERAKMAEVARPAWREWIVNDFGLDEALVDEMLATVEQLKTDVTATDMERYGG, encoded by the coding sequence ATGTATTGGAGCGGGTACACGACACGTCTACGCGGCGCAACGGCTGCAGCTGCGCTTGCCGCCGGCCTTGCGGTCCCGGCCGCAGCCACCGCGCAAGAGTTCACGATGGCGATTGCGCACCTCGTCCCCGAGGATATGAACAACGAGATCCAGCCCGCGCTCGTCCACTTCAAGAGCCTCGTGGAATCGAAGACTAAGGGTGAGGTCGAGGTCGAGATCTTCGGTGCCGGGCAGCTGGGGTCCGAGGTGGAGACAGGCAAGCAGGCGCAGGACGGCGTGCTGTTGCAGTCGACGATCATCTCGTCCGGCGCAATGAGCTCGTTTTTCCCGGAATATCAGGTCATCACCGCGCCCTTCCTGTTCCCCAACTACGAAGTTGCCCACGCCTTCTTTGACGGCGCATGGTTCGCGAACTTCATGAAGGGCAGCATCGAGGAATCCGGCCTGCGCTTTCTCGGCACGTTCGATGATGGCGGCGGCTTCGTCGCCTTCACCAACAACGGCAAGCTCATCAAGGAAACCGCAGATCTTGCCGGCATGAAGATCCGCGTCGAGGAAAACCCCGCCCACGTCGCGACCATGAAGGCGCTCGGCGCATCCGCGACGCCGCTTCCCTGGGGCGAGGTCATCACCGCGCTGTCGACCGGGCTTGCCGACGGCCAGTTCAACGCGCCCGGCGTTTCGAAGAACTTCAGCCTGTGGGAAGTGAACGACTACACGACGCTGTCGGGCCACGTGTACAACTCACAGTCTTGGCTGGTGTCCGACAAGTGGTTCCAGTCGCTCCCCGAGGAGTACAAGGAAGCCGTCGTGACCTCCGCGCGCGAGGCGATCGCCCTGGCGCATGGCATCTCCGCGCTGGCGGCAATCAAGGGCTGGCAGATCTCCTGCGAGGAATTCAAGGAATGCTACGTCCTGCCGGACGCCGAGCGTGCCAAGATGGCAGAGGTCGCCCGACCCGCATGGCGCGAATGGATCGTCAACGATTTCGGCCTCGACGAAGCGCTGGTGGATGAAATGCTCGCCACCGTCGAACAGCTGAAGACCGACGTGACCGCCACCGACATGGAACGCTACGGCGGCTGA
- a CDS encoding creatininase family protein, translated as MIWERLTRDELGAVDRRVPLVVSIAAVEQHGPHLATGTDAVIGAHFLAALEAARPDGVILLPQVKVGCSEHHMDLGGTLTVSHATFTAYVTDLVSSALRHGFRNVVILNSHGGNRAVGAMIAEMLGLAHPKCRIVFATWWQLANAALTPLAEGGPGATGHACEFETSLVLAAAPDDVRADLIPPRGGAPVFGWASGDLLSGQAATLVRTMAEQTGGTGVLGAPELASAQKGAEITAAVTSRLVEVVDDLRVSG; from the coding sequence GTGATCTGGGAGCGCCTGACCCGCGACGAGCTGGGCGCGGTGGACCGGCGCGTGCCGCTGGTTGTTTCCATCGCCGCCGTCGAACAGCACGGCCCGCACCTTGCGACCGGAACGGACGCCGTCATCGGCGCGCACTTTCTGGCAGCGCTGGAAGCGGCGCGGCCGGACGGCGTGATCCTGCTGCCGCAGGTGAAGGTCGGCTGCTCGGAGCATCACATGGACCTTGGCGGGACGCTCACCGTCTCGCACGCCACCTTTACCGCCTATGTGACGGATCTTGTGTCGTCCGCGCTGCGTCACGGATTTCGGAACGTGGTGATCCTCAACAGCCACGGCGGCAACCGGGCGGTTGGTGCGATGATTGCCGAAATGCTGGGGCTCGCGCACCCGAAATGCCGGATCGTGTTTGCCACCTGGTGGCAGCTTGCGAACGCGGCGCTGACGCCGCTGGCGGAGGGCGGCCCCGGTGCCACCGGGCACGCGTGCGAGTTCGAGACCTCGCTCGTTCTGGCGGCCGCGCCGGACGATGTTCGGGCAGACCTGATCCCACCGCGGGGCGGCGCGCCCGTGTTCGGCTGGGCCAGCGGTGACCTGTTGAGCGGTCAGGCTGCAACTTTGGTGCGCACCATGGCCGAGCAGACCGGCGGGACCGGCGTTCTGGGGGCCCCGGAGCTCGCCAGCGCGCAGAAGGGCGCGGAAATCACCGCTGCCGTCACGAGTCGACTTGTTGAAGTGGTTGACGATCTTCGCGTTTCGGGGTGA
- a CDS encoding amidohydrolase/deacetylase family metallohydrolase: protein MGLDLILKGGRVIDPSQGIDRTADVAFSGGAVVDIGDALDPGDAEVRDVSGKIVTPGIIDLHTHVYWGGTSLGVDPEMFARDSAVTTMIDTGSAGPGNFAGFRKHVIEPSEPRILAYLHVSFAGIYGFDTGIMVGESHDFRLMAAKECAKVIEANRDLIVGVKVRIGRHASGPTGIDPLVVALDVAGEMGVPVMCHIDEPPPSYEAVVAMLREGDVLTHCFRPFPNSPVGGDGNVKPEILKARDRGVYFDIGHGMGSFSWKTARAMMAAGFPPDTISSDVHAFCINGPAYDQLVTMSKFLALGMPLGEVIDRSTAVPAKALQRPELGTFGPGNVGDASILSLEDGEFPMEDVRGLVETGTQRLTAKGVVLAGRWWHGD from the coding sequence ATGGGCCTCGACCTCATCCTCAAAGGCGGGCGGGTGATCGACCCGTCGCAAGGCATCGACAGGACTGCTGATGTCGCGTTCTCCGGCGGCGCGGTCGTCGACATCGGCGATGCACTTGACCCCGGCGATGCCGAGGTGCGCGACGTGTCGGGCAAGATCGTCACCCCCGGCATCATCGACCTGCACACCCACGTCTACTGGGGCGGCACCTCGCTCGGCGTCGACCCGGAAATGTTTGCCCGCGACAGCGCTGTGACGACGATGATCGACACCGGCAGCGCCGGGCCCGGCAACTTCGCCGGCTTCCGCAAGCACGTGATCGAACCGTCCGAGCCGCGGATTCTCGCCTACCTCCACGTCTCGTTCGCGGGCATCTACGGCTTCGATACGGGCATCATGGTCGGTGAAAGCCACGACTTCCGCCTGATGGCCGCGAAGGAATGCGCCAAGGTGATCGAGGCGAACCGCGACCTCATCGTCGGCGTGAAGGTGCGCATCGGGCGCCACGCCTCCGGTCCCACCGGCATTGATCCGCTGGTGGTCGCGCTCGACGTTGCGGGCGAAATGGGCGTGCCGGTGATGTGCCATATCGACGAGCCGCCGCCCTCCTACGAGGCGGTCGTTGCGATGCTGCGCGAGGGCGACGTTCTCACCCACTGCTTCCGCCCGTTCCCCAACTCCCCGGTTGGCGGCGATGGCAACGTCAAGCCGGAGATCCTCAAGGCGCGCGACCGCGGCGTCTACTTCGACATCGGCCACGGCATGGGCTCGTTCTCGTGGAAGACTGCGCGGGCGATGATGGCGGCCGGCTTCCCGCCCGACACCATCTCGTCCGACGTTCATGCCTTCTGCATCAATGGGCCGGCCTACGACCAGCTCGTCACCATGTCCAAATTCCTCGCCCTCGGCATGCCGCTCGGCGAGGTGATCGACCGGTCGACCGCAGTGCCTGCCAAGGCGTTGCAGCGGCCGGAGCTGGGCACCTTCGGGCCGGGCAATGTGGGCGATGCGTCCATCCTGTCGCTGGAAGACGGCGAATTCCCGATGGAGGACGTGCGCGGCCTCGTCGAGACCGGCACCCAGCGGCTGACTGCAAAGGGCGTCGTCCTTGCCGGGCGCTGGTGGCACGGTGATTGA
- a CDS encoding RidA family protein, producing the protein MAKECFGSAAVPLSPAVRAGDFIYISGQVPVGSDGEIVAGGVGAQTRQCLKNIEAALKLAGAEMADVVKTTVLLEDARDFGGFNKAYAEFFPSEPPARTTSEARLMIDIKVEIDAIAYRPR; encoded by the coding sequence GTGGCGAAAGAATGTTTCGGCAGCGCCGCCGTCCCCCTGTCTCCTGCCGTGCGCGCCGGTGATTTCATCTACATTTCCGGCCAGGTCCCCGTCGGGTCCGATGGCGAGATCGTTGCCGGCGGCGTCGGCGCACAGACCCGCCAGTGCCTCAAGAACATCGAGGCCGCGCTCAAGCTTGCCGGCGCGGAAATGGCCGACGTCGTCAAGACAACCGTGCTCCTCGAGGATGCGCGCGACTTCGGCGGGTTCAACAAGGCCTACGCCGAGTTCTTCCCGTCCGAGCCGCCGGCGCGCACCACGTCCGAGGCGCGCCTGATGATCGACATCAAGGTCGAGATCGACGCCATCGCCTACCGGCCGCGCTGA
- a CDS encoding MurR/RpiR family transcriptional regulator, whose product MDGTRTIDMVARLRSLAAGGSPAEKRLAAIVLDSAETASAAPIRALAQWADVSEPTVTRFCRALDCEGLRDFKLRLAQIVAIGGFSMFPGPIHRSPYDESIITSVRDGAIGAIQRTAATLDMTLIAKAAEAIAGARQVVAFGSGGVSSMGAVELENRLFRFAIPVTAHTDGQMQRMVAAVAGPGTVAVSLSSSGSAPSVVEATQIARDYGATTIAITEPGSALAGRAEIVLGFKVPGDGVVIKPSASRYALLTVVDVLATSVAEAVGPSALEGLRRIRKSLAALGMSNSDRPIGD is encoded by the coding sequence GTGGACGGAACGCGCACGATCGACATGGTCGCCAGGCTGCGCAGCCTGGCCGCCGGGGGAAGCCCCGCGGAAAAGCGCCTCGCCGCCATTGTGCTCGACAGTGCGGAGACCGCCTCGGCCGCGCCCATCCGGGCGCTTGCGCAATGGGCCGATGTGTCCGAACCCACGGTCACGCGGTTCTGCCGCGCGCTCGACTGCGAGGGCCTGCGCGACTTCAAGCTGCGGCTGGCCCAGATCGTCGCCATCGGCGGCTTTTCCATGTTTCCGGGACCGATCCACCGCAGCCCCTACGACGAAAGCATCATCACCAGTGTGCGCGATGGTGCGATCGGCGCCATCCAGCGCACCGCGGCCACACTCGACATGACGCTGATTGCCAAGGCTGCCGAAGCGATCGCAGGGGCGCGACAGGTCGTGGCCTTCGGCTCCGGCGGGGTCTCTTCCATGGGCGCGGTGGAGCTGGAGAACCGCCTGTTCCGCTTCGCCATCCCCGTCACCGCCCATACTGACGGGCAGATGCAGCGCATGGTGGCCGCGGTGGCCGGCCCCGGCACCGTCGCCGTCTCCTTGTCCTCATCCGGCTCGGCGCCGTCCGTGGTCGAGGCGACGCAAATTGCGCGCGACTACGGCGCCACCACCATCGCCATCACCGAGCCGGGCTCGGCGCTCGCCGGCCGGGCCGAAATCGTGCTCGGCTTCAAGGTGCCGGGCGACGGTGTCGTCATCAAACCGAGCGCGTCGCGCTACGCGCTGCTCACCGTGGTCGACGTTCTTGCAACCTCCGTTGCCGAAGCGGTCGGCCCGTCGGCGCTGGAGGGACTGCGGCGCATCCGCAAGAGCCTCGCAGCGCTTGGCATGTCCAACTCTGACCGCCCCATCGGCGACTAG